Sequence from the Podarcis raffonei isolate rPodRaf1 chromosome 16, rPodRaf1.pri, whole genome shotgun sequence genome:
CACCCCTTCCCGTATTTCAGAGACACCTGACATCAGAGCTCTCCTCGTCTCAGCTGCACAGGAAGAGCAGCTGGAAGTAGAAGAGTCCGGGTGGGACGGAGGAGGAGTCCCAACAGCGAggaagtcagaaaagcttcaCCCAGTAATGGTGCTTTGTGCGGAGTACAGCAGAGGAAGGAATAAACATGACCGGAAGAGCAGATTTCGAAGCCGCTGGTTTGAGGACATCACAAGAGCTCTGAAGCTGGAGGTCCAACTAACCCaccttcctgttctcacactgggcAACTAGATGTCTCTGGTGGTCAAttagatgtctctgggaagcctgaaagctggaCCTGAGATactagtctcttgcagcaaagaatcatgtagcaccttaaagactaacacatgtattctggcataagctttcatcGGCTATAGACTGCTCCGCAAACACATGTGCCATCTACAAGTAGGAAATTCATTTTTATAATACTAAacagagagccagcgtggtatagtggttagtgttAGACCTGGGAGAACCAGGGTtctaaatccctgctcagccattaaCCTCCCTGCCCATCACTgactcccagcctaacctacctcacagggttgttgtgagggaaaaTGGAGGGGGGTCAAAGCGTTcatgccacattgagctccttcgaagaaaggtgggatataaatgtaacacatAAAATGATGCGAtggggaactttttttaaaaaaataaaagtgctgAGTTTGGGCAGCTGTTTGCGGCTAATCTGGTCAGTCATGTGTTTGTGGCTATAATTGTGCTATGACTCTTTCATAGCAGGGCAGAGGTTTAAAGCAAAGAGTAACTATtgtagctttgggggggggggaatggcaaccAAGGATGGCAAAGGGTCCCTAAGAGATTCCTAGCAGAGATTGGGTGGGCACCTGTCAGGGATtttctttagctgcaattcctgcatagcagggggtcggactagatgacctttggggtcccttccaacgctacagttctgaTAAAGGTCTGGAGATGTCAAAACAAGAATCGTCCCAAGTCACGTGCTCACCCTCTTCCCTATaatgcagggatagggaacccttTTCTCCCCCAGTCTGAGTTTTAGTCACAGTGAGATAAGCAGAGTGTGttgttgcattttatttctggctttgccaacctggtgtgctttggatgttttggactacaactcccataagccccagccagcgcaCACACCAGGTGCATGCTTACTTTATGAAGTCAGAAATGTAGTGCAAGACTGCTTTAAAGGTTACTATTATTTTAATGCGtcgtgggttgttttttttaaaaaaagttcacaatGCTTCAATAAAATGTAGTCTTTATTATACATATCAAACCATAACACACAAAATTACCCTCAGCTTGTAAGAAAAGTAGCCATGCCGTCCTATAAATAGTTTTGTACAGCCAGGTATTTCTGAAGTCCTTTTATACACACTTCTTTCTTCAGTGTACAACTGAGTTCAGAGGTTCTGCTCGGATATTCCCCAAGTCAAGGGCTGAATCCGTCTCTTCATCAATTTCTCCAATTACAGCCctataagaaaagaaaagtactGTATTGTAATTGCTGCAAGTGAAATGCTTCAGCTCTGAAACAAAGTTGATATGCTGAAACAATATTTCTTCCActcagtaagtacagtggtagctcgggttacagatgcttcaggttacagactccgctaacccagaaatagtacctcaggttaaaaactttgcttcaggatgagaacagaaatcgtgcggcggcggcggcggcgcagcagcaggaggccccattagctaaagtggtgctttaggttaagaacagtttcaggttaagaacggacctccggaacgaattaagtacgtaaccagaggtaccactgtactgtatttttccatctataagacacccccatgtataagacactcccatttaagaaaatggggggagatactatctgtgtataagacgagcccagattttgaacattattttagagttaaaaaacataagtcttatacacagaaaagtacggtatctTTTTATCCTAACATACAAACATACAGCACAGAAAAACTTAACAGGttatttcaattggtctactctggACATGATTTTGTTGGATATATAATCTATTGTTATAGTTACTTATGCACTATAAAACACAGACATCAAAAGGGAAACTTTCTGAAATAATGTCAAGCTACagtagctgggatagctcagtaggtaagagcatgaggctcttaatctcggggttgtgggttgAAACCCCacgttggggaaaagattcctgcattgcagggggttggactagatgaccctcatggtcctttccaactctgattctctgATATCCACCTGGAAAAGAATGGACTGCACTTTCATCAGACATGTAAGGTCCTTAACTTCTTTTTGCCAGGTGGAACAATcaccccatgtgctgttctgggggttctcctgaccccatcAGAGCCCACCTGGGGGACAGAAGGAGGACAAGTGTGTGAATGTATGTTGTGCTGGTGGGACTACTTGCGCTGGACCTTAACTAAACAActgtttagttgaatctggccccttGAGAGCTAAGCAAATGCTTTGCTACTTTAGCTCATACTGCactaccttattttattttattttttaaaaaggagggtgAGGCAAACTTACACGTTATCACCTCTTACAATGTACAATCCCAATACTACTTGTTCCACTCCTTGTGAAGAACTGAACACTCTTTCATGGCTTTCATCCAAAATCAGGTTGATGGTCTGATCAAAACCCTTGAGAGTTccctttaagaaataaaaatgtaaattgaAAAACAATGAAGTACTCCAAATTCTCAACATTTATCTCGATTCCTAAACACGTCCTAAACACAACATTACACCACTTAATATGATAAAACTTTAATGATTAAAAGATTTTTTACGTAACCCTTCAGAGGAACTCCCTACACTGACTTTAAATTATCAATGCAATTCATTTTTCCATGGGTTCTTTTGTCTTTCCCAAACAGCAGCCTTAAAAAGTAAGAAGATAAGGCTTTTGAGAGCAGTGGTCATTGATTTGCAACTTGCTgctattgatatatatatatatatatatatatatcctgcaaAATTTTCATCTGTTCAACTCTCAAACAGTTTCCAGCTCTTCTAGGATAGACATGTTTTGCAGAAGTAATATTAAGTTATTTACAGCAAGGTTCTGGGCAAAATACTCACTTCTAGTAAACTGCCTATAACCACATAGCACCAAGGTCAGTCGCACCTAATTCAGAACATATTTACTTGATATGTATGATGAATTGTATTACAATTAAACTTGCAGTCCAGCAAAAGCCAAGATATGTGTGCAGCCTAAGCATCTACTTCAAAGTCTGAGGGAAAGGCCATAGTTCAGTGTTTGGAGCATCTGTTTGAATAAAGAAAAGCCCACATTCAATCCCTGTCATTTTCAGAGACCCTTGCCAgaaaccttggagaaccactgctggtcagtgGAGACAGTATTgatctagatgaaccaatggttttacttagtagaaggcagcttcctgtgttcctaagtgCCACTCTGCTTACAGAACTACTTGTGTATTCCTGTAAATACAACTCAACAGCCTTTAAAAGATCAGGGCTATTTTCCCAcgtaagtatacagtggtacctcgcaagacgaatgcctcgcaagacggaaaactcgcaagaagaaagagttttccgtttttcgaggtgcttcgccagatgaatttccctatgggcttgcttcgcaagaagaaagcccatagggaaatctccggggacctcttttaaaatgctggcggtcgggagcaaagactttcgcccaccgccggccttcagaagaggtcctggacctcttctgaaggccggcgggggggcaaaagtctttgctcccccccgcctgccttcccgggacagcggagacttctccgctgtcctgggggcttttaaaatgctggcggtcggcagcaaagccctcctgtccccggagcttgcggggcgggaggtggggagaagggcttttcttcccaccgccagccttcagaacagccttctgaaggctggcggtgggaagaaaagcccttgtccctccccccagccttcagaagaggtcgggggacagactgtccccggacctggtctgaaggcggtttccataggaacgcattgattgattttcaatgcattcctatgggaaaccatgcttcgcaagacaaaaaactcgcaagaagaaaaaactcgtggaacgaattaatttcgtcttgcgaggtaccactgtaatctagtACGAAACATTTCCaatcatttaaatatttaaaaacagggTAAGACTTATATTTACAGGCAATTCTTACCACGATCATTCGGCCGTCTGAAGTAATTACAGCAACAGTACCTGAGACTCAGGTTAAAGAAATATTTGAAACAACATACATATAAACAACAGGAAAAGGAGTTTCCTCTGGATTTAGTGCCTTTTAAGAAGCTGAGTGGGAGGTTGAAGAGGTGTGTAGACCAGGAGGGCACAGAACACAAAGAACTGAGGAAAGAGTGAGAAATTCAGCCTCTTGCAATCACCAAAGCCGATAGGAAAGTTTTCCCATGCCCCACCTGTTTTAAGGATTTTGTATGGGGGGGGTGCCCTTGCTGTTGAGATGCAAATCTTAGACTAcaataccatagctgtcaaccttccctttttttgtgggaaattcccttattccagcgctgtttacCACCGctttcccggattgttagatatcccgtagactgtccctgggacaggcgaggctgctgatcccttattttcaaggctgctgatcccttattttcaaatttgaaagttgacaactatgcaaTACCCATCCACCCCTAGTAAGTGCAGCTAAtcttggaccacaattcccattgaCCCCGAGCTAGAGCAGCCATCTTGGATGATTAActagcaagggctgatgggagttgtagtccaaaacagctccCTCTTTGTGTCGAACGGGGAGTACCTGTATCCCAAACCTTCTGGAGGGGAGAAGATGGATGGAGGCTGGTTTCAAATggttaaaaaccatttaaaaaaagaaaaaaagaaaagaagagcagCGGAAGTGGCTGCGCGCATCCCACCCAAGACAACCCAGCCCACAAAAGGATGGAAATTCTCGCGTGTAACTGAGGAAAAGTAGGAGCGTTAACGCGCAGGCGCAGAATTCCGCTTCAAAccagtgtgtccccccccccccgcccggtcTCATAatgcagcgcccccccccccgacagacAGGCCGCCCGCGGAAGGATACGGTTAATGTAGTTCTCCAAAGCGGAGGTCATGGCGGCAATCCTTCCCGGCTCCCGCTGAATCCAGCTCCCGCGAGGCTTCCCGGTATCTCGCGTGAAAGTGAGCGGAGGCGGCCCCTGAAGCAAAGCGACATCCGGGGCTTCAAGCGGCGCGTGCGTAGAGACGCTTTTGTGTGTGTAGAGATACTATAGATAGGAAAAAAGGGATTAGCAACGCCTTCTGCCGGAGACGGAACTTCCTGGTTCCTTCTGGAGTTTCTCCACGACCGCCCCAATAGAAAAGTATGATGGGTGGcagaatcgtgtgtgtgtgtgttggggggctgTCTTTGCACCAGCTGTGATAGGATAATAGCACCGTGTCTTGCCCCCTCCCCGAACCCAAAAAATACTAGAAGCAAAGGCGGGGCATAGAGATAGGAAAAGGAAAGAGCACGGCTGTTTTGCGAGGTAAGTGCAGccacccatttatttattatattagggtttctataccgcccttcgcCAGCGGGCTAACACACAACACATTCGTACTGCATAATATAATACACAGGGCACGGAAAAATCAAaacaagtataataataataataataataataataataataataataataataatataaaataaaaataaatgcactgTTCTGCCCGAATTCTCCTGGCAGCAACAGCATAAAAAGAGGAGATAATCATCAAAAGGTTACCTGAAATACAAAGCCAGCACACTAATGCAGGATTAACTTAAAAGTGTGACCCCTCCCTTGAATTCAGtaagacttacctctgagtaggcatggtCAGGAGTCTGCTGAAAGTATATATAAgacccattgaactgaatggaccTAAATAAGTCACGTGTGCatcgatttcaatgggtctgctctgatttGGGTGGGACTAAGCTCGGATGCAAGCCTTGGGAGGTCTCTCTCCCAGTTTAGCAGCACAACACGACCCGTCTTTGACTGGTTTCCTATAtggagagcctggctgctggatcagaccctctAGCTCATTATCCTGTTCCCACGTTGCCCaaagcagatgccccaaagggaagcaaCGCAAGCAGaaaatgagcacaacagcaactgTCCCCACTTGGGGGTGATTTTCCAGCAAAAATGACATTTTCTTTGCGTTATTGTCTCTGGCCCCTTATGCAATGTTTTGCCTCTGGACTTGAATGATCTCATCCTAATCCCCACTTAGACACGTAACGGGTACAACTTCGCACCCTTCCCAACACTGCAAGCcggatctgctgctgctgcgcttggGGCGCCTCTCCTGCTCGCGAGAAGGGGCTGCCGGCCAGGGGGTGGCGGTGTGCGGATCTCCTGCCTGCCTAccggggtgctgctgctgctgccgccggggAGGAAGGGGTTAAAGCGCTGTACGCTTTGCGGAAAACCCCCGCCGCCTTTTCACTCTGAACCTGCACTGCTGGGGAGACGGAGGAGCGATCGGGAGCGGTTTTTACGCCGCCTGCTTCCTCTGGTCTGCTATTATTTTAAAAGGGCTGGTCGGGATTCCGATCCGGATTGAGCCAAGCGGTGTGATGTGAACGCAATCTCtccccttttttatatatactgtagTTACCACTTTTTGCAAAAGCGGTTAAGACAACCGCTGGCatagcagcagcacagcagcggGTTGCAAGCCACAGCGGCCCCGATCCGCAAAAGCGGATGCTTTTCCTCGCGCAATGGGACTACTCGTGGGTAAGTGCTGACCATCTCAGCTAGCAGACCGGGAAGGCCCCGGTTTACAGCAAAGGTGGGCTTTCTTTAAAATCAAAGAAATGAAAAGTATCGCTGAGtccaaacaaaaattttttttccttccagtagcaccttaaagaccaactaagttagttcttggtatgagctttcgtgtgcatgcacacttcttcggaaggaaaaaatttttttgttttgactatggcagaccaacacggctacctttctgtcgCTGAGTCCAGTTGGGCTTGCTCCTGAGTAAGCCTGC
This genomic interval carries:
- the LSM8 gene encoding LSM8 homolog, U6 small nuclear RNA associated; protein product: MTSALENYINRTVAVITSDGRMIVGTLKGFDQTINLILDESHERVFSSSQGVEQVVLGLYIVRGDNVAVIGEIDEETDSALDLGNIRAEPLNSVVH